From Rhododendron vialii isolate Sample 1 chromosome 7a, ASM3025357v1:
TGCCAAAAGGTTTACAAAGGTTGAGATGGATTGCTGGGTTCAAGCTTGTTCTGTTATGTTAACTCCTGATTGTTGCTGCCACTTGGTTGATAGCTAAGTCTGCCTTGGGGTGCCTTCTTTTGGGTACTAACTATTGAAATGTATTTTAGCTTGAGGTGTTTTGGATGGCTATTCTATATGTCTTTTCCAatgtttccatttcttttgttttttgaagaaGTATGGCATCTGTATACATTGTGTTGGGATAATGAAACAATGAACTTTGATTGGAAAATCACTTTGGAGggttttgattatctttttgctCATCTATTTGAAACTTTTTCAATTGTAGGCTTCTATAAATTTTCTAGTAATTAGCAATTAAATATTTTAGCTGGGAAAATGTTTTTGCTACCAAATATTTGTTCTAATAAAATTGATTGATAATGAGTAACTCATTTGGGGACCACATTTGTTAGTAACAAAATAGACCTTTGGGGACCAAATCTGCAAGGCCATTAGGGACCAATATTTTGCCCCAAAAACAAAGTTGTTACAGACAAGTTGTGCATTTGGTCCGTAATGCTCACCCCATTAGTAACAAACCCATAATTTAGTCTCTAAAAgtgatttttaacttttttggaCTAAGTATTAAGCACAAACGTTCCGACCAACAAATATTGTCCCGAAATATCTTTTGCAAGCAAAATTTTAGCTTTTGCAACCAAAATATTTGGTACCAAAAACCATTACTTCTTGTAGGGAAACAATATCCAACTTCAAATAGAAATTAGGACACTGTACCATGAGCACACAATTATGATTGGTCCAGTGTAAGTCCACCATCGTAAGGGGAACACAGATACGGAGTCTAGCGCCGTTCCACCCGCGACGGAAGCGCGCAACAAAAGGGAAATATCACAAACACCTACTCCACGGGAGAGAGAACAACTTCTATTGTAACAATGAAGAGTACAATGATGAGATACAAATACACCCTCGCTTGGTATTTTTCTCACAATCCTTTTCCTCACTGTTACAATCCTTTTGTTCCTCTCGGCTCTCACACTTGCACATGTACACAATGCATTTAGTTTTCTTTGTGCTCTCTGCCTTTTTCTCAAACTCTTCTACTCCACGGCACAAAGCCCAACACTTTtccctttctatttttcttttttctttcaatgcATTAACACCACATGGGCAAAAATCCAACAGAGACCTATATTACGATAGTCAATTTATTCAAATATCATTCCTTCTATAGAAATTAACAGATAAGCTTATTGCTGAAAATCACATCCTGGTTCAAACATATTTGCTTAGAGTTGATATCACACCTTGAGAATTTAACGAGGATACAACTCAGTTGTTGATACTTCATTTATTGAATGACCTGACACGGCGAATTCAGACCTATGCTCCTGAAGCAATGGTAACTCTGCATTGCTGCTACcactatgcaaaaaaaaaccAGGCTCTGATGGCACCTCAAGGCTGATGGAGGAGCTATTAAGCAAGAGAACAACTTCAGCCATAGCCGGTCTTTTTGCAACACTTTCCTGGACGCACAGTAATCCAATATGAATACATCTTATCATTTCCGGCATGGAACCCGAATTAACCCTCAATGTGGGGTCTATGACATTTGAATATGTTCCTTCCCTCCAAGATTTCCATGCCTGCAAGAATTCAGCGTGTGAATTAAGGTTTCAAGGAATACTCTTTCATGACTTATACATGTCATGCGTTTTTTCTATTTGTGGCAAACAAAGTTTCATGAAATTTTAATACTTACGTAGCTTAAAAGTCCCTCTACGTTCTTCCCATTACAGAAAGATTTGTTCTTCCGGCCACTCAGAATTTCAAGAACTAAGACACCAAAGCTAAAGACATCTGATTTTATCGAGAATTGCCCATTCACTGCATACTCTGGAGCCATATATCCACTACAATTAATGAATTGGTATcagtacaaaaattaaaatgttcAATAGTTCACCAACCAATTTGTTTCACTTCGTAAAGATTACAAAATAAACTGCATGAAGTCCTTTTCTTAGAATTTATGTGGTCAAACTATTGCAAGAAATTTTCAAATGCCTTATCCACAAATGCTCCAAAACCATTTGGTAAAGACAGAATCCAAAACTTACCGGGTCCCCGCAATATTGATTGTACTCAAGTGAGTTTTATCCACCACAAACAATCTTGCAGTgccaaaatctgaaattttgGGATTCATGTCGTCATCCAAGAGAACATTACCAGCTTTGAGATCACGATGAATGATTGTTAGTTGTGATTCTTCATGAAGATAGAGAAGTCCCTGAGAAATGCCTCGTATGATCTTGTAACGCTTATCCCAACCCAATTGTTCGCACCTGATTGGATCTGTATGTTTTTCCGTGCATATGGTTGAATCAAAGCTCAAAACAACTACTCCGTATCTAAAATCCTTAAAACATCTACTTTTGCTTACATGGATTTTAGTTTAACTCTAAACTGCCATGGGATGAAATGATATTTGCATCAAAGATATATACTGAGATCTATAGTAGTCTTACTGAATATGACGTGATCAAGGCTTGACTGGGGCACAAACTCGTAGATAAGAAGCCTTTCTGTTCTTTCCGAGCAAAAACCAAGCAGCCTAACCAAATTCTTGTGTTGAAGCTTGGCCAATATCATAACCTCGTTCTTAAACTCTGTTTCTCCTTGTAGAGATTCCTTATCCAGCCTCTTCACTGCAATTTCTCGTCCATTAAGCCTACCCTGAAAGGCTAAGGGAATATTTGttcaccaaaccaaaccacttTGACCTAAAaggaattttttgtttgttaacaCAAGATTCAATTACCTTGTAAACGGCACCAAATCCACCTTGTCCAAGCTTATTACTATCGGAGAAGTTATCCGTTGCAACACTAATGCTATCAAAGTCGTTTTGCGACAATTCCGCAATGCTAATTTGATCCCCAGCTCCGGAAACTAAACAAGTTAACAGTTGTGCCAATGGAAGTTAcaagtaaaattatcaaaaagatAAATACATTTGATGACTTTATTTAGAGATTCTACATCATAACATTCGCCAACTGATATGAGACTTAAGCTGTGATACAGCgcagcctccttttacgaaaTTAAGTACAAGAAAAATACACGAATAATGTTTGAgctagaggtactccctctttgAACTCAATATTAGAACTGCCAAGCCCTAAGGCTTCCAATGAATATAACTAAACAACTTAGGAAATAATTAGGGCCGAGAATCAAACAAGAGGTAACTAAAACAAAATTTCCTATCCAAAGTTATTAGTAAATCTAAATATTACTATAAACGGCAAAGTAGGCCTTTCAGAGAACTAAATAGCATCGAACGGCCGAAAGCATCATTGATCATCTTCCAGAGGACATTAGGACAATGAGTATTGATTAGTGGGCCGTTCTGCTTCAACCCTACGGCCCACGGGTCATTCTGCCACTGTCGCCCCGCCTCCAATTTGGTTTGGCTTGAACTTAGCTTGGTCCAGTCGCTCAAGGAACGTGGGTGCGACCCGCTTTACATCAAACTGTCATATGTTTTTCTTCATCTACTTTCCTTTTCGGAGAGCAAGTAATTTCAACTGTAGTAAATGGAGACTAAACTCCACCAAGGgtcaaaataaatcattttaaACTTACCTTCAGCCTTCTGTATTTGCTTCTTCTGCTTCATCTTTCTTAAAAACATGCAAATGCAGACAATGAATCCCATCACTGGAATTATTGTCAAAACAACAATGATGACTGTTCGAGTCGTATTATCTTTCTTTCCTGCAAAAACAAGAAATTCCTTCTTGTAAAACACATAATTGCATAAGCTGAATTTAAGATCCATGAAATATAAAATGACCATAACAGATCAGGTGTTCCTCTTTCGGGTCTGCAAATAATCATATTTGTTTGGTAATGATTTGTCCTGAAAACTTAAGTGATTTTGAAGGAGATTCAACAGGACACTATTCCTTTGGGTACAACCTTGTCTCACATCTAGTGATGCTATGAAGAACAAACAGGCTAGTTGCTGTATCCGTATCAGCCATGTATTGGACACCGGCATGCCTCAGACTTACATGTGTGGCATGGATGATAAGAATCTTCCAAATTGATAAATTAAACCTCATCATTCAACTACAGATTCCTATCAAGTTGGAAGATTTGCGATATCTTGAGACAATTAAGAAATGTTGGGTTTAATTTAGTACTAGGGTTAAGCCCGGCTTTTAACTGAGATTACATTTCACTAAAATACAAAGAATACACCTCGCAACATGAACATACCTTGCTTTGTTGTCACATCGGTTGATGGCGGAGGAGGAGCAAAAGTGCGCGCCGGGGGAGGGGCTGGCGGGGGTGCTGCTGCACAGCCAAAAAAATCCGTAATCGGGGACAAATCATTCTGAAAAAAAACAGCTTGGTCTCATAATATTCACTGCTTTTTTCGTCAGACAAACAAGTTTGGTAAttactcctttttctttctgttcAACTGAATTCACGTGTTGTTCAAAAGAACCAACCCAGTGCGCTCCAGACAGAGCGTGAAAAAAAGAGCTTTCACGTACACGTCACCTTCGACTATCCCGTGCGAGCTTACTGAACGATGTCGGATCTCAACAGGAAAAACAGCATTGAAATCTTCTCAAAGAGAGGAACCAGATGAACATATCAGATCAAGTCCAACAGTTTCGAAAACCTGCAACTTCGAAACCGAGTAATCTCTCCCTCTTGTGAAAAACGTACGTGAGTAATCTCCAATACGGTATAGCAGGGTGTAGCGGTATAGGAGTTTCAAAAAAACTGCTACGTAGTGGCCGGTTTGTAAATCTATAGGTAAGTTGCTTGATTAGTCTTACCTTGCTAACATAACCAATAAGTCTATGATTTGTGAAActaaggaaaaaataattcaaattaagGATAAATGTTCCTACAAAAGATATGCTATACCTGATGTGGCTGGTGGTGCATCAGCTGGATTCTTCGTAAAGAACTGATAGGTCTCGTACCGAAGAGTACAGCTAGGTGCCAAAATTGTCCCTCCTGTCTTACCACTAAAGTAGTGCGGAATCTGTTGACCAGCCAATTGGAGGCAATTGTTGCAATCTATTTCGGACAAATCAGGTGTGCACTGCATTAGTCCATATATAGTCTGAAAATCCGGACCAGCCGTGTTGTTCGTCGCGAACTTGCGGCGGGCTCCACCCAACGCTGCCTTGCTGCGGAGGCCGTCCAACAAGCTTCTCAGCACTTGATTGAATTCATTCACGCTCGACGCATTTACGTAGGTATAAATGAAGTGACTCGGATTGGTTGCTAAAATGCTATTTATGGACTTGTCCGAGTAACGAAGCATACAATAGCGATACCATCCGATCGCCGCCTTGTAATTAGGAAGCAGTTGTGGGAGCTTCATAGTGGCATTGTTGATACAACTACGACAGGTATCGAGGTCAACGTCTCCTCTGCAAAGCACAATTGCATTAACTCTGTCCAGATTTTCGCCAACTGAGGAACTGTTAAACCCATATTTATCGGTACTGTTGGAAAGGGAAGAGAGGAGGGCAACGAGGTTCTTCTGGTATGTACTATTAGTCGAGTAAGTGCCAGATTCAGATATATAGTAGTAGTTTAGGAAATGAGGCTGGGAAACGGTGAGACGAACAATGTTTACGAGAATGAGACGAAGGAACAGGATAGCTCTCCATGAACCCATATTCTATTCAGTTTTCCAATTTGGCTGAGGCTCACAATGGCAAAATTTGATCTGGTTATCAACTAGCATGAGCTATAACTCCGATCCCTACTAGCTTTCAGACACTTAACTATAAAGGAAGAAGGAATACCAAAAGCAGAGGGTCAACGATGAGTATACCGTGCCGTGAGGAGGGGTTTCAAAATTAACAATGACTTTTAACGCGTCCTATGTGGAAATTTTATTCCTCAGCCGCAATTATAAGGGAATCATTCAGGGCCCGCCCTGAGTTGAAGCTGGAAGTGCAGCTGCTTTAGACTTCCGGAATTTAAGTAAAAATTGGGCCTCATTTtccatataatatatatatatatatatatatatatatatgtagttaACTTCTTATAAGGGTGCTCTTATTGTATTAAAGTGCAGACGTCCCATTTTCTCTCGATTTCCgaccaaattttgataatcttaaccgctcaatatgtttagaacatgattttaaagataTCTGCAAAACAACAgtaaaaaaaagaccgggaagagcttcatcaaaacaaataaaagctGCTCGAATGAAGtccttcctggtcttttttttttgctaatttctcgcggttacctttaaaatcacgttctgaacatattaagCGATTCGAATCATCGCAAATTGATCAGAAAAAGAGCATCATCACTTTAATGCAGTAAAAATGCCTTTATAAGaagttttgtatatatataatattatctGTTCCGTGTTTTATGTGGTGAAGTGTTGTGGCAGAGTTGGTTCGAGTAAAGCTTTTGGTTCCCATGACCCAGTTTTAATTGCCTGTCGTGAACTGGACGCCCGATGTCTTGAATATTTGACATTTTGACTCCGATTGTACGGTTCACACATCAATCAAAAGAGCCATAACAGCAAATCACGCCTGTTCGTGTGGGGCAAAAGGAATGCCACAGTAGAAGTACCAGGTCTATATCTCGGCGgtcaaaagtgctacacataCAATGGTTATATAAAACACAATACACAATTAATTTCTAGTTGTTTATTGTTGTAATAATTGTCAGGAttcactcaaactctttccgGATAAAGCTtcgaaaaatttaaatttaaacttttccgtaaaaaagttttttttttaaatctagaccgtctaattttttgcattttagcTTGTTCTTCATACTAATTGATAATTTGTCAACAATTTCtttctcaataactttttcAATCACATATCCATCTACAACTCATTCACTACCAGAAATAACTTGGCAAATAtttcttaacaacttattcactaccgaaaacagcTAACAACTCGATTGCAAcaaattctttctcaaaacttattcaTTACTAGAAAATGCCCCCTAAAGCAGTATACACCGTGGAAATTTACAAGACCGTGAGAGAGATACATAGATCAATATTCTTCTGTATTCATCTTTTCACTCAGCCAAAAATTAACAGATTACCAACATTAAATTGAACCATACGAGTATTATCATTTTACTTGGAGGAGGGAACACGAATATCACAATCTTATTCTCATCtattacaaatttaaaaaaatacacaaccaAAGATTACAAAACTCCACTCATTCTACGTCAAGGACTAGAAATTTGTGAACGCATAATTAAATAGACGACTGTTGCTCTTGTAAAATTTAACCAATATTTTGTTGCCGCATTTACAAAATTATCTGCCAATGGGAAGCAGAGGAGTCGTCTCAAAGTGCTATAAAAatattggaaccctccaagaaatcgaacaaaaaatgcaataaaagtattaaaagtttattttaCGAAGCTAAAATACCTTGTTTGATCTTTTCATCTTATGTTACACCATTagattgaatttttaaaaaaatataaaaccaaTGCCCCATTTTAAAATTCGCTTTCGGCCTCCACGTTATCAAGACCGGCCCTGGAATCAGGGCCGGCTAATGGCATGGGCAACAGAAGCATGGGTTTCGGGCCCCCCAATAATGTTAAAAATAAGAGCCTCCAAAATTCTAagatccctatatatatatgtacatatatatagcccaaaattttttttgcactaagccttctttacacaaaatagacCCTATTGAAATTTAGGAGTCACAAAATAGGACCAAACGGTGGAATTACTCATTAGAATCACTGGGgcgatgaaaaagaaaaagaaaaagaaacaccaaTTCAAGGGACAGAAGAATACATGAGCCGATccaaaaaaggaagaacataGAAACGCTGCTTCACACTTGACTGAGTCACTAGTGAAGTAGCTTAACTATAGAGACTTAATTAATAGGTTTGAAGCAAAAAAGTGCTAGAagactaattttcaaatgatagattttgaggtattgtaatagttgcatttttttttggataattatatgcatctattttttttttttgctcggctataTGCATctattttgtaatggtaaatcttttgtaatggtTTCTTTTATGACATTTTTTGTAGAccacttttgtatgaaaaatataaggaagcctcattcaagaggttcaCTTCTGGCCTctaaaacttatgagccggccctgccTGGAATCATCAAGAATTTAATACTCCTAAGACTTTCTGAAGCCAAACATGACTTTGTTTGCTTTGGTTTACGAGATCCACCCCTCCCTCTCAACAAGTCCCCAATAAAGGAAGTTCGATTCTTCTTCTAAACTACAAATACATTAGGACTTCACAGAGATCTCTACTAATAAAACCATGAGAACCAATTTAAATTTTCCTGAATATAGTGACTGACTGACTGTGCATCTCCTGATCAAGGTGGAAACATCTTTCTTCTATGATTACTGATTAGGCAAGAGGATCAAAGCCAAGAAATTCTAGCAACCAGGAGAGCCATATTACAAAAGCCAATTTACTCAATTAGCGCGCATATTCCTTATATAGTTTTATAGAAAATTATCAATATGCTTATTGCTGAAAATCACATCTTGGTTCAAATATATTTGCTTAGAGTTGAAATTACATCTCGAGAATTTAACGAGGATGCAACTCAATAATTGAAACTCAATAATTGATACTTGGTTTATCGAATGACCCGACACTGCCAATTCAAAACTATGCTCATGAAGCAATGGTAGCTCTGGATTGGTGCTACCACTATATGcagaaaatgaaaatgttggCTCTAACAGTATCAGAAGGCTGAGGGAGGAGCTACTAAGCATGAGAACAACTGAAGCCATAATCGGTCTTTCCGCAAAAATTTTCTGGACACACAATAACCCAATGTGAATACATCTTATCTTGTCACGCATCGAACCCAAATTTGCCCTTAATGTGGGGTATATGAGATTTGAAGCTAGCTGTTACTTCCCTCCAAGTTTTCCAAGCCTGCAAGATTTCAACATGTGACTTAAGGTTTCATGGAATACTAAATTCTTCATGACTTGTAGTGTCATGCATTTTTCTTTTAGCGGTAAACAATATTTCAAGAAATTTTCATACCTACATAGCTTAAAAGGTCCTCTGTGTTCTCCCCAGTGCAGAAAGAGTTGTTCTTCTAGCCACTCAGAATTTCAAGAAGTAAGACACCAAATTAAGCTTAAGAAATCTGATTTGAGCGAGAATTGCCCACGCATTGCATACTCTGGAGACATATATCCAATGCAATGGTGGTACTCCTAAATGggttggtatatatatatatatgacagttccagggacccttaaaaaaatctctaaacCTCTaaacacaccccccccccccccccccccatgtttctgatcgaattttaatgatccgagccgctcaatgtaatcagaacgttattttaagggtactagcaagaaattagcaaaaaaaaaatgaccgggaagggcttcatctaaacagttttttattaaactttattgaacggttcaataaaaaactgctcaaatcaagcccattccaattttttttttttttttgccaatttctcgcgggcacacttaaaatcatgttctaaacacattgagcggctcgaatcatcaaaatttgatcgggaacaacgagattaagatttggatgatttttttagaggttttttaaAGGTCCCTGAAACCGCTCCGTATATGTATCAATACAAAAATATAATAGCACACATGTACTGAGATGGTCATGATAGATGACTTTACCATTTGTTGAGTCAAATTTGActtgaattaaaaatgatttgTCATTTTTAAGCTGAGAAATAACGGAGGATTGTTGGTTAAGGTAACGGAGGATTGTTGGTTAAGGTTTCATGCAGTGTAAAAATACTACAGACACGTGCAATATATGCACGCATACTTATAATGGATATAGCTCATAAAGAGGATATTGTGTAGAGAGATAATGTTAGGAGTCTAaaagtccttttttttcccccttgttATCTTTTACTTCCTCTATCCCATTTTAAATTAATGTCCACAACGGTtttgcgtgtcattttcaatagcttatatctctcgacgtatattatATTTTGCACGCAGAACTGTAGTGTACACTTAAAAAAGAATGGATGAAGTATTTTCTAACAATGGATTAATCTATTAGTGGTCCTAGCTTTTAAGTAGTTTTTGTTGGAATTTGAAGTCCAAGTCTTACGGGTCTCCTATTTTGTGGTTGGTTGTGTGTAGCTATTTCTCCTAGTTGTAAGGATCTCTTAATTTCTagctattttcttatttttcctaGTTTGTTCACGACCTCTATATTGGTTGGTCATTGTAGCTATTGGTCCCAGTCTTAAAGATCTCCTAATTTGTagctattttcttatttttcctaCTTAGTTTACGACCTCTATATAAGATACAGCAACTTATGAACAAAGgaaattattgtttttcttCAAACACTTGGGTTTCATCGGAGGCCTACGTTTCTCACTCAACTTAAATTACCTtattgcttctttctttttctttttctttttcttttttacctcTTTCCACTGGGTTCCCACGAACAATCGAAAAGTAAATCCTTAACTCGTACCAGACAATTCAACCCCAAGTGGTTTAGTCAAGTTTGGTGCGAAAGCAAATAATCGATTGTCCTTCATGAGGTCGCATGTTTGAATTCCATGGAAGCCAAAAATTTCGAACCTTGGGGCCATTACAAGTTTGTTTGGTCAGTAACTTCAGGAtcccggaattagtcgaggtgcacacAAGCTGACCCAGATAATGAGGTGCACGCAAGCTGAACTATCAAAGAGTTGGGGCAAGGTGTTTGTGTTCTTATTCACTGTTGTTGTGAACACAACATTCTATTTGGCCCGTTTGGCCAAGAAGAAGGACAAAGTGGTTGAAAATGCCAAAGATTTGTGGGCTAATGTGAAGGCCGGGCTCATGATTTTGTCTAACGTTGTGTCCATAGAAAATTCCTTCTACGAAGAGAGAGGAACAGTTTTGAAGGAAACCAATTTTTCGGGTGGCTAAACGTGGAAATTAATCTGTGCAGATGGTTGCTGAACGTGGCGAGGGCTATGGGAAAGGAAATAGATCATTTCGCAATCGATGCGGCCCAGGCCCTTGTTGCTGTTCTGCGCTCCTTTTATTGTCATTGCGAAGCGCTGCTGTTTGAAAAAGAGAAGGGTTGCTGTGAGGAAGTGATTGGCGCCGACACATGCATCACATCTGAAGTTGTTTTTCTGGATTTTCTGAAGTTCGGCCTGAAGATAATGAGGGCCCAGGAAAAGCATGGAGATTTGTTCTTCATTGATACGggtatgcttgtaattgatgtCCTATCAATCATTAATTGTGATTCATGTCAACTGTTGCCAATGTACATACATGTGGCCGAACA
This genomic window contains:
- the LOC131333925 gene encoding cysteine-rich receptor-like protein kinase 44 isoform X1, with translation MGSWRAILFLRLILVNIVRLTVSQPHFLNYYYISESGTYSTNSTYQKNLVALLSSLSNSTDKYGFNSSSVGENLDRVNAIVLCRGDVDLDTCRSCINNATMKLPQLLPNYKAAIGWYRYCMLRYSDKSINSILATNPSHFIYTYVNASSVNEFNQVLRSLLDGLRSKAALGGARRKFATNNTAGPDFQTIYGLMQCTPDLSEIDCNNCLQLAGQQIPHYFSGKTGGTILAPSCTLRYETYQFFTKNPADAPPATSAAPPPAPPPARTFAPPPPSTDVTTKQVSGAGDQISIAELSQNDFDSISVATDNFSDSNKLGQGGFGAVYKGRLNGREIAVKRLDKESLQGETEFKNEVMILAKLQHKNLVRLLGFCSERTERLLIYEFVPQSSLDHVIFNPIRCEQLGWDKRYKIIRGISQGLLYLHEESQLTIIHRDLKAGNVLLDDDMNPKISDFGTARLFVVDKTHLSTINIAGTRGYMAPEYAVNGQFSIKSDVFSFGVLVLEILSGRKNKSFCNGKNVEGLLSYAWKSWREGTYSNVIDPTLRVNSGSMPEMIRCIHIGLLCVQESVAKRPAMAEVVLLLNSSSISLEVPSEPGFFLHSGSSNAELPLLQEHRSEFAVSGHSINEVSTTELYPR
- the LOC131333925 gene encoding cysteine-rich receptor-like protein kinase 44 isoform X2, whose protein sequence is MGSWRAILFLRLILVNIVRLTVSQPHFLNYYYISESGTYSTNSTYQKNLVALLSSLSNSTDKYGFNSSSVGENLDRVNAIVLCRGDVDLDTCRSCINNATMKLPQLLPNYKAAIGWYRYCMLRYSDKSINSILATNPSHFIYTYVNASSVNEFNQVLRSLLDGLRSKAALGGARRKFATNNTAGPDFQTIYGLMQCTPDLSEIDCNNCLQLAGQQIPHYFSGKTGGTILAPSCTLRYETYQFFTKNPADAPPATSAPPPAPPPARTFAPPPPSTDVTTKQVSGAGDQISIAELSQNDFDSISVATDNFSDSNKLGQGGFGAVYKGRLNGREIAVKRLDKESLQGETEFKNEVMILAKLQHKNLVRLLGFCSERTERLLIYEFVPQSSLDHVIFNPIRCEQLGWDKRYKIIRGISQGLLYLHEESQLTIIHRDLKAGNVLLDDDMNPKISDFGTARLFVVDKTHLSTINIAGTRGYMAPEYAVNGQFSIKSDVFSFGVLVLEILSGRKNKSFCNGKNVEGLLSYAWKSWREGTYSNVIDPTLRVNSGSMPEMIRCIHIGLLCVQESVAKRPAMAEVVLLLNSSSISLEVPSEPGFFLHSGSSNAELPLLQEHRSEFAVSGHSINEVSTTELYPR